GTGGGACCTCGAGACGAAAAAGAAGGTCATGGGCGAGAACGCCGCCGAACTGTACGACATCGATCTCGAGGAAAAGCGCCGCCAGTTCCAGGACGACGACATCAGCGAGCGGTTCGGCCTCGAGGACCACTACGCCAGCGAGGAACCAGCCCCCGCGGACGACTAATGAGTGAAACCGAATCCGACGGCCGCGCCGGGTCTCCCGCCCCGACTCGAGCGGCCGTCCGCGACCGACTGGATCGGGTCACCGACCCCGAACTCGACCGTTCGATCGTCGAACTCGAGTATATCGACGCGATCGAGATCGACGGCGACCGCGTCACGGTCGAGTTCACGCTCCCCACCGCGTGGTGCTCGCCGGCCTTCGCCTGGATGATGGCCGTCGACGCCCGCGACGAGGTCGAGTCGCTGCCGGCGGTCGAGGAGGCCCGTATCGTCCTGGACGAGCACATGCACGCCGAGGAAATCAACCGCGGCGTGAACGAGCGGCGCTCCTTCGCCGAGTCGTTCCCGGACGCCGACGGCGACGTCGAAGCCGTCCGCGCCGACCTCGACGAGAAGGCCCGCGTCGCCCGCCAGTACGACGCCGTTGAAACCCTGCTCGAGGCCGGCCTCGAGCCCGAAACGATCGTCGATCTGCGGCCGGCCGACCTCGAGCGGTACGAACTCGAGGGCGCCGACGACGGCGGGGCGGGAGCGGAAGCCGAACGCATCGCTATCTACGTACAAGACCGGACGGTCGCCGTCACCGTCCCCGCGGCGCCGATCGACCGCT
The DNA window shown above is from Halopiger xanaduensis SH-6 and carries:
- a CDS encoding iron-sulfur cluster assembly protein; the protein is MSETESDGRAGSPAPTRAAVRDRLDRVTDPELDRSIVELEYIDAIEIDGDRVTVEFTLPTAWCSPAFAWMMAVDARDEVESLPAVEEARIVLDEHMHAEEINRGVNERRSFAESFPDADGDVEAVRADLDEKARVARQYDAVETLLEAGLEPETIVDLRPADLERYELEGADDGGAGAEAERIAIYVQDRTVAVTVPAAPIDRYLEKARETGALAAPTEPLFRTPDGEPIDLESFDLVHRRGRLAQVNMSSQGGICDGLREARERRFGGEGSATGDAETADD